AACGAGCGCATCGGCGAGACTCTCTTCATCAACGAGGCCACCGTGCGGACTCTTCGGCACGAGTAGCCACCGTGAGAAGCTAGACTGGAGGAGGTTCTGATGCGCTATGTTCTCGCGACAGACGGCTCCGAGGCCAGTATGAAGGCCGCTCGCTTTCTTCTGGAAAACCCGTGCCCGGGATCGGAGGACGAGATCTTCGTCGTCCATGTGTTCCCCCTACCCTCGGACCCCGAAATCTATGCCGATGTGCTCTCTCTTCCCACCAGCGCCGGCGACGATCGCGTCAAGAGGGTGGCAAAGCCCATCCTGGAGAAGACGCTCGGGGCCTTGGCCGAGGCGGAGAGCCAGCTTCACGAGGTGGTTCTCGTGGGGAATCCGGCCGAGCAGATCGTTCAGTTTGCCACCACCATGGGAGCCGAGCTCATCGTGGTGGGAACCCGAAGCCGTTCCGCCGCAAATGAGCTCTATCTGGGAAGCGTCTCCAGCGCCGTTGCGCATCGAGCGCTCTGTTCGGTGCTGATCGTCAGGTAGCCTCGCGGAGACGGCCAATCCCTGCTTCACGCCCTCGGGAAGTTGTTGCGAGAGGCCCAGCAACGCGGGTCGTCGATGCGTCGGGTCCGGAGGTAAGCTACACCTGAGAGCACTTGGGCATGGCGCCATGAGAGATTTCGATCGATCCCGTCTGGCCGTTGGCGCCGGTGAGCTCTGGCAGGCCGGCACGACGGCGAGGTTCCTGGATGCGGTAGGAGACGGCACCCTTCCGCAAGAGGCCTTCCACCGCTGGCTGGTGCAGGACTACCTGTTCGTCAAGGGCTTCACCCGCTTCGCGGCGTTGACGGCGGCGCAGACCCCGAGGCCAATGCAGAGCGTCCTGATCGGCGGTCTTGCTGCCCTCGATGCAGAGCTGGCCTGGTTCGAGGAGCATGCTCGAGATCGCGACCTGGAGCTCGAGAGCGAAGCGCATCCGACCTGCCGGCGCTACGTGGACTTCCTGGTCGCCGAGGCCTACTCGCAGCCGGTAGAAGTGCTGCTGGCGATCTTCTACGGCGTGGAGGTAGCGTACACGGTTGCCTGGGGCCGGTTGGCGGCCGAAGGACCCTACGCCGAGTTCATCGAGCGCTGGACGAGCCCGGAGTTCGAGGCCTACGTGGGAGAGCTGATGCGAATTGTCGACGAAGTTTCGCATCCCGGCCAGCAGGCGGCGTTCAACGAGGTGATGCGTCACGAACGGGAATTCTGGCGAATGACCTGGCAAGCGTGAGCTAAGGGGAAATGGCAGGGAAGGCCGCGCTCCACCGGGTGCTTTGGGAGTCGAACCTGGATCTGGCTTGCGCTTGTCTCGAGCATCCCTTTGTCCGCGGGCTCGCCGACGGCAGCCTTGCTCCCGACGTCTTCAAGCGCTACGTGGCGCAAGACGCCTTCTTCCTGCGCTCATTCCTCCGCGCCTACTGCGTGGCGGCTGCCAGATGCGCCAACAACCCTGACCAGGTCACGGTATTCCACCGGCTGATCGGAGGAGCTCTAGAGGAGCTCGAGCTGCACGCGAGCTACGCTAAGAGCCTGGGCATCGACCTGGAGCGGGTCCGGCCCCATCCCGCGACCACGGCCTATACCGACTTCCTCGAGCGCACGGCCTGGACCTCCGGGGCGGCCGAGGTCGTCTCGGCCATGACCCCCTGCATGCGGCTCTACGCCTTCCTCGGCCAGAGCCTCGGCCCCGCCGCGCCCGACAATCCCTACCGGGAGTGGATCGCGACCTACTCGAGCGACGAGTTCGAGGCCCTGGCCGCCGAGCTCGGGACGCTGCTGGACGAAATAGGCGAGGACACGCCGGCGATACGTAGCGCCTACCGCTACGCGATGAGCTGCGAACTGGACTTCTTCGCCGCCGTGTAGAGGCAACCGCCTCAATGCGGGTTCTTGGCCTTGAAGAATGCCGCGAAGTGGCACCTGGCGGTCTCTTGTGCGAGCCTAGGACCCCTGGGCGCGACCTCCGGCTCCGCTCGCCCCCTGTATCCCTGAGCCCCTTCATTTCGTCGGAACAGTAGGCGGTCGATGAGCTTCGGCTGCAAAGACTGAACGAAAGGAGAGACACCATGCACGATGAAGAGAA
This region of bacterium genomic DNA includes:
- a CDS encoding response regulator transcription factor; the protein is MLRLIARGLTNERIGETLFINEATVRTLRHE
- a CDS encoding universal stress protein, whose translation is MRYVLATDGSEASMKAARFLLENPCPGSEDEIFVVHVFPLPSDPEIYADVLSLPTSAGDDRVKRVAKPILEKTLGALAEAESQLHEVVLVGNPAEQIVQFATTMGAELIVVGTRSRSAANELYLGSVSSAVAHRALCSVLIVR
- a CDS encoding TenA family transcriptional regulator, which gives rise to MRDFDRSRLAVGAGELWQAGTTARFLDAVGDGTLPQEAFHRWLVQDYLFVKGFTRFAALTAAQTPRPMQSVLIGGLAALDAELAWFEEHARDRDLELESEAHPTCRRYVDFLVAEAYSQPVEVLLAIFYGVEVAYTVAWGRLAAEGPYAEFIERWTSPEFEAYVGELMRIVDEVSHPGQQAAFNEVMRHEREFWRMTWQA
- a CDS encoding TenA family protein, whose product is MAGKAALHRVLWESNLDLACACLEHPFVRGLADGSLAPDVFKRYVAQDAFFLRSFLRAYCVAAARCANNPDQVTVFHRLIGGALEELELHASYAKSLGIDLERVRPHPATTAYTDFLERTAWTSGAAEVVSAMTPCMRLYAFLGQSLGPAAPDNPYREWIATYSSDEFEALAAELGTLLDEIGEDTPAIRSAYRYAMSCELDFFAAV